DNA from Agarilytica rhodophyticola:
CGTGCATAATACCCATGCTCCCCCCTCTCGTCAACGCCAATTTGAAACATTTTTTAAATTGGTGTTTTATTAGCTATCAGTTTGATTTTATTCATTTATTTGTTGCATTAGTCAAGCTATGGGACAATGGCGGTCTATTTAAAATATTCACTTATCCCGAAAGGACCGTTTTTACATGAGCGCGTTAGTTCTCGATGGCAAAGCCCTGGCACAAAAAACCGAAATCGAACTTTCACAACGTGTTTCTGCGTTGCAAGAACAAACCGGGAGTACTCCCATCTTGGCCACCATCTTGGTAGGTGATGATCCCGCCTCGGCCACTTACGTTAAGATGAAAGGCAACGCTTGTACCCGGATAGGAATGGAATCACTGAAGATCGAGCTCCCCTCCTCTACTACAACCGAACAGTTGTATAACAAGATCATGGAGCTCAACAATAATCCAAATGTGCATGGCATCCTCTTACAACATCCCGTACCAGAGCAGATTAATGAGCGTTTATGCTTTGATGCAATCGATGCGAGTAAAGATGTGGATGGTGTAACATGCTTGGGATTTGGCCGCATGGCGATGGGGGAAGAAGCCTACGGCTGTGCAACACCAAAAGGTATTATGCGACTATTAGAAGCTTATGATATTGCTTTAGCAGGTAAACATGCCGTAGTAGTGGGACGCAGCCCTATATTAGGCAAACCCATGGCAGCCATGTTACTCAACGCCAATGCAACAGTTACTATCTGTCATTCGCGTACCGTCAACTTGTCCGACCACATAGCTCAGGCAGACATCGTTATAGGTGCTGTAGGCAAGCCGGAATTTATCAAAGCTCAGTGGATCAAAGAAGGTGCCGTAGTGGTTGATGCAGGTTACCACCCCGGTGGAGTTGGTGATATTGAACTGGCTCCTCTCAAGGAAAAAGCCAGCGCAGTAACACCTGTTCCAGGGGGTGTCGGGCCAATGACTATTAACACCTTGATCTACCAAACCGTGGACTCAGGAGAACGCAAGCTTAGGTCTGAGTAGTTCGGGCCTAAAAAAGCCATAACACAGTGAATATGTCGTGAGAACCCCATGCGATTAGATAAGTTCATCAGCAACAACACTCAATATAGCCGCTCCGATGTGCGCAAACTTATCAAAGCTAAACGTGTGTGTGTCAACGGTGAAGACGCGGAGTCACCAGACGACAAAGTAAAAAGTAGTCGCGACATTGTCACTATAGATGGAGAAAAAGTTAAGCCTATTGGTAATGTTTACCTCATGCTTAACAAACCTGAAGGTGTTGTCTGTGCCAATACGGATGGAGAACACCCAACGGTTATCGACCTTTTGCAACAAGATGAAAGTTTTGTTGGAAAAAAAGTAAGTACACTCCCTATCAAGGACTTGCAGATAGCTGGCCGACTGGACATAGATACAACAGGCCTAGTACTAATTACCAATGATGGCAAATGGAACCACACTATTACCTCACCTAATCATGCCTGCAAAAAAACCTACCATGTATCTCTTAAAAACCCTTTGGCACCGCAGGTGCCAGAAATGTTCGCTAAAGGGATTCACTTAGAAGGTGAGAAAAAGAAAACACGGCCTGCCATACTGCATGTTATTACTGCCAAGAAAGTAACTTTGTCGATAAGCGAAGGCAAGTATCATCAAGTGAAACGCATGTTCGCAGCAACAGGCAATAAAGTTAAAGCGCTACACAGGCATTCCATTGGGGGACTGGTGTTAGATGAAGCGTTGGCCCCTGGGCAATATCGTCATTTAACAGAAAAAGAAGTAGCAGCACTTGCACAAAATGTAACGAAACAACCAATATAATGTCCGATAACCTTTTCAAAGACCTGTTCACACACTACGCCAGCTTTAAACAAGTACATAAAACAACCCAAGATCTGTTAGTCGCTGATGAGAATATTACCAACGATGTACTAGAAATACTGAAAACATACCATGCCAATGTGTTAACAAACCGCAAAGATATTGCTCAACAATGTCATCAACTGGACATTGCGCACTATTTTTCAGACTTTGATTTTACCTCGATTGAATTCCCCTTAGACTGTATCGTTTATCGCATTTCTAAAGAGCGCCCAGTATGCCATTTTGTTTTTAACCAATTAACAAAGCAGCTTAAGGATCAAGGCACACTGATTATTGCGGGAAAAAAAAATGAAGGAATAAAAGGCTATTATCAGAAGTTGGTGAAAGATCTTAAATTCAGCGGACATCTTAAAAAGCAAAAGGAGCATTACATTGCTACGCTACAGAAAACATCGTTGAGCTCACAGGCTAGGCCATTAGATGACAAAAACTACCAGCAACTCGATCAAATAGAAATTGATTCCCCCGAATTTGGCCACTTAAGTTTCTATAGTAAACCTGGAGTCTACGGCTGGAATAAAATAGATAAAGGCAGTCATATATTGTGGCAAACCTGTATGGAAGACATGCAAAAAAACGGAGTAAAACCAAGCTCAGTCGTAGATTTGGGTTGTGGCTATGGTTATTTATCCATGCAGGTGCTATCTACCTATAAAAACAC
Protein-coding regions in this window:
- a CDS encoding pseudouridine synthase, producing MRLDKFISNNTQYSRSDVRKLIKAKRVCVNGEDAESPDDKVKSSRDIVTIDGEKVKPIGNVYLMLNKPEGVVCANTDGEHPTVIDLLQQDESFVGKKVSTLPIKDLQIAGRLDIDTTGLVLITNDGKWNHTITSPNHACKKTYHVSLKNPLAPQVPEMFAKGIHLEGEKKKTRPAILHVITAKKVTLSISEGKYHQVKRMFAATGNKVKALHRHSIGGLVLDEALAPGQYRHLTEKEVAALAQNVTKQPI
- the folD gene encoding bifunctional methylenetetrahydrofolate dehydrogenase/methenyltetrahydrofolate cyclohydrolase FolD encodes the protein MSALVLDGKALAQKTEIELSQRVSALQEQTGSTPILATILVGDDPASATYVKMKGNACTRIGMESLKIELPSSTTTEQLYNKIMELNNNPNVHGILLQHPVPEQINERLCFDAIDASKDVDGVTCLGFGRMAMGEEAYGCATPKGIMRLLEAYDIALAGKHAVVVGRSPILGKPMAAMLLNANATVTICHSRTVNLSDHIAQADIVIGAVGKPEFIKAQWIKEGAVVVDAGYHPGGVGDIELAPLKEKASAVTPVPGGVGPMTINTLIYQTVDSGERKLRSE
- a CDS encoding class I SAM-dependent methyltransferase encodes the protein MSDNLFKDLFTHYASFKQVHKTTQDLLVADENITNDVLEILKTYHANVLTNRKDIAQQCHQLDIAHYFSDFDFTSIEFPLDCIVYRISKERPVCHFVFNQLTKQLKDQGTLIIAGKKNEGIKGYYQKLVKDLKFSGHLKKQKEHYIATLQKTSLSSQARPLDDKNYQQLDQIEIDSPEFGHLSFYSKPGVYGWNKIDKGSHILWQTCMEDMQKNGVKPSSVVDLGCGYGYLSMQVLSTYKNTTYKNTSYQDTGYRDDTLTSLQQLHATDNNAAAIKCCKKNIQISHSTSEITVSVSADDCGQSIGKEFDLLLSNPPFHQGFDHSKSLTDKFLKNAAKLLNAQGVAYFVVNAFIGIEKNAEKYFNNVRTIKNTGQFKVIKLTL